ATGGAAAAACTTAGCTTTGTTCTGTAGGTCAAAGCAGTATTATTTCTCAGCATTTGAGAGGGTGCAACAAGCAGCATTCCAAAACGtaagctctaaaaaaaaaaaaaaaggaaacaagctCACCCGACGACGTCTCTGTGAACACGGCCAATGTCTGACCTCCCACTGTCTGCATTGTCAACGGGTGTTCCCGAGGAGCAGACACTGTCTTGTCTTCGATACCCTCGATCGCTGTCAACtcttcatttaatgtaaaagaCACCTGGAAGTGACACGAGTGTTAAAATAGGACACAGGGAGAAGCCCGTCTGAAACGcttcatgtaaaaataaataaattcttaattttttttttttacatgtacatTAAGCATGTTAGACAGGGAGTGATGACTAAGATTACAATATCGACTCGGATTAACTACCCGCTAAAACAGGAGCAGGTTGTTATCACTGATAAACAGTATCAAGATTCTTACCTCTGGTTTCCCTTGGTTCCCTTTCCTTGAAAGAAGAGACCACTTCACGTTGGTTAAAGCAAAAAGACTGAGCACAGTTTCATCAGCAGAAAACGAAGTCTTATTTCCTCATTATGTCATGATTATCAAAACACAAACTACGATACGTAATTGAAAAATACAATATCTCGACGAGCTTTGTTCTCCCTTCCGCTCTGGTTTCACATACTTTGAGATTCTGAGTTTCCCAACTTCGCCTCTTCCTGTGGCTTTGGCCCATTGATGAGAGAGGTACTTGGGCACCTGTGGTCAGAGTCACAAGTTATTCGTTTACTGAATGTATTTACATACGAGCCGCCACGTCCCACAATAAACCTCTTAATAAGTTAAGAGAAtattagaaaataataataaacagagAACTCTAAGTCCGGGATGTAAAATAATTTCAGCAAACGCGTTCAAAGTGCAAATCGTGCCGTTCTGCGGAAATATCGGTTCCTCAAAGGAACAGAATTCTAACCGGCAACCAACGACTCCTCCCGTAGAGGAGAAACGTTgatagtttattttatttttcgttcTTGTGATGCGCTTCAGAGACTTCGGTTGAAGTTGATTTAGAAATGCTACTGAATTCGAGTTAGTGTCGACTCGACTCGGTTAGCCACAGTGGCAGCTACGGTTAGCTCGGATTTCTAACCGTTGACATTTGGAGTATCTCGATACATGTGCATACCTTTACAAGCCAGACCCCGGTGTTTAGCTTCGCACCGGTTAAATCGACGTCTCCTGCTTTCTCTGACATGgtaatttagttttattttttatttctaaagCTAGCTATTTGCTCAAAGTAGCATGCGCAGGCGTATTGTAATATGGTGTCCGAGAAGGTCCAAAAATGGTTTGTGACTccgtataaaaaatatttagcgACTTTCATCATTGACCACTTGCACTGCAACATGAAGGGTGGCAGTAAATTAGTTACTgttttgacacaaaaaaatatatatccttTTCAGTGACATAATTTAGGGGAGAACATTTTTAAGGTGTGAAAAAGTTCGTCAggcaaaatataaataaacactgaaaacaatgcGAAAATAATCGTTACTACAGTGGGGCTGAACACTTTATTACCTTAAAAAACAGATTGTAATATGACGAACACAACATAGGCAAGACAAGAAATTATAATTTATTACCATTTAATTTTTGGATGTCTGTTCCTGATTTGTTTTTGgctactgtatgtttttcatCACTTTCACTATGGTTGGCCTCTTTCTATGCATGTTGTTTGAGTATGCAGACTGAACTCAATGATCCCTTTTCTCAAAAATACTTTCTATGAAACTTGGCAGTAAATACTTTGGTACACCTGCAAAGAGTGGCAAAACCCAATAAAGTTTTTAGAACATTATATTGAAGTCCAGTCATAACATCACTGGCATTGTTAGAAATCCAATTACTGTgaatttttacatttaaaaaaaaacattaaggtTGTTTCCCATTTCTTAATGACAGAACAATTTTAACCCATTAAAGAAattaatgtactttttttttttgcattttaagtcATATCAGAGTTGAAAGAAGTTTTATTTACAGTCATAACATTTTATATTAACTACAAGAATCCCCTGGAAAACTAGGCCAGCTCCACCTGCTCTCGGCTCTTCCAAATAATTGTAGGCATTATTCAGGAGACAACATTTGACTGTAAACAATGTCCTTACAAGAACATCCTATCGTTGCTGTGGGAGAAGCGAGTGTTCAGTTCCTGAGATTTCTTCAGCAGGCGCTGCTTCTGCGCCTCATCGAAGCGATTGACCTTCAGGTCAGTTTCCCGATCAAATGCTCTCCTCTCCACTGGATTGTCTCTCACCTGCGTTGCTTTCTCCTTTATGTTCTTTGTATGCAAACTCATCAGAGATTCTGAGCGCGTagttttctttaatcaagaaGAGAATGTGACAGCATTAGCAGGAATCCGAACACGGCACTTGTCAAGGAAAGGATGATGCAATCAAAAGAACGCCGATTGTCGCTCCAACTTACATTATATTTGGAGACCTTGTCTGCCATCTCCAAATCCTTTTGAGAGATTTGTGGGGCAGAATCTTTCTCAGTCTcgccccttttctttttctcgaGACGTTCCTATTGTTCAGGACAAAACTCAATTACGCTTTaggaattttaaaaatactgcaAATAGATACGTGATACTTGTAAGGCAGGAATGGCCATCGTTGGCTTTTCCTACCCTGGCCTTGCGCTCAGCGTCCGCGGGTGTATCGGTCCAAATGGAGCGGTCACCCTTCTCCGGACCCGACCTCTTCTTGAAAGTGCGAGCCCCCACGCCAATGTGTTGTAGTTCTGGtggaagctcagtcatccaagTCTCTCGGCTGGGCGCCTCAGGAACATCCTAGAGATGCAAAATTTTGCACTGGCACCATTTGTAGGGACTAAAGCTCCACCGTGCCCTCTGTACTTTAAAATACATGGACAAGTCAGAAGAAAAACTTGGACTCACAACTTTAGTCAGCTTGTCTTTCATTATTCGTGCCCTACGTTCAATGTCTTGAGCCACTGTATTTTGAACTGGACCATCGGATGGCATGGGTCCAATAATAATCTCATCCTCCCCCTCACTGCTGAAGGAGTCGGCCTTGTAACCTGGTGGCAAGGCAGGTCCTGGGAATCCCTCTtcatcaccatcaccatcatcatgatCATATACGGCACGGCGGAACCCAGGAGGCAAGGCTGGTCCCAGCACAGGTGGCCTGAAATAAAGACCGAGGTGATCAACTCAAGCCCAAAAACAAATACTCTAACTTTATACAGTCATTTCCTTGTTCAACTAACGTGGCTAATTACTATACTCGGTTGCACTAtgtgttcaatgtcaggcttgtgcagagcttgctgatgatctgatcatttgaatcgtgtgttgcaacagggagacttggaaaacatgcagggcagcggcccttaaggacctgagtttgaaacTTATGTTTTAAGGCATTCATTCGGTTACCTCTCTGGTGAACTCTGCTTCTTGCCAAAGCCTGGTGGTAATGCGGGTCCAAAGAAGCCGTCATCTTCTTCATCCTTACTCTTCTCAAATCTGTTCAAACGACAGATACGACGACTATGTTTTTGTTcacgttccattttttttgtatgccgCGTTTTCGTCCGATCGACATACTCTGTATGTTTTTCTTCAGACGTCTTGACTCTTTTGACTGCCACTTCTTCACTTTCATCCGACGAGCTGGATGGTTCTCCTCGTTTATAACCGGGAGGCAAAGCGGGACCGGCATCTAACACGCGGAATCGCAAAACTTCGATGAAACTAATGTTAGTCATTTAGCATTTCTGTATTTCAAAATTGAATTTGTACTCACAGTCACGTTCATCATCAGAATCGTCAGCGTTTTTAAAGTTTGGGGGCAAAGCAGGCCCTATTGAATTTTGGGACGCCATATGGGCACCGGTTAGCACAAACCACACTTGGTTCGTGTTCGAAGATGGTTTCAATGCTAAGGTTCGGCCCGAACACTAAATAACTCACGAGGCTGCATGTAAAATACTAGACAGCGTTCAGGACCCAAGTCGACATTTTGAGCAACACAATGGATGCTCTCTCTTAGTTCCGCGCTCCACAGGAAATTAccgacaaaaataaaagtctgcTAAATCCTCGTTCTTGTGATCGTTACGGTTGCAGTTCAGTATGTGCTGTATATTGAATATATTCACCATTTGGTACTGCATCTGCTGcgattaaatgtgtattttggtcTTTGTTTGAAATTTACGATTTGACTCAAATAAAGTAAATTTTGAAACTCGCAACCGAAATCGGCGTTACTTCCTCTTTCCGCCATGGTGGTGCCAAGTGCAGTGTCTACTCCAACTACAGTCCCGCACTTCAGGCGTTTTCGTCTCCATTGCTGGATCGAAATAAATCGATATGTGCTGTGTGGCGTTATTACTCGAAGGTGGCAGTTGGGCAACAATGTGGTTCTGGCAGAACCACATGTTGAGCAACGCAGAACGGCGCAGAACCGTTCTGCGTTGCTATTATCATTTGCAAAGGGCATGGCGCCTCGGGAGAAACAACGATTCGATTACTGTCTTACGTACTGTATTAAATTTGAATGGGGAGAGATTTGAGTTTGATTTTcatattctgttttgtttattgggACTTAATCATTTGTAAATACtgtaataaaaacacacacagtcaggcacacacgcactcacacacaactTCCAACCGTTCACAGTGTGGAACGGTCCGTTCCTCCTCCGGTCGCTAGGAGGCAGTGTCGCTGTTATCATTGGACGGGGACGAGACAACTCAcgtttttgtttaaaaactgGAGATTGAAAAGGGGAAAGCAAGCCTTTACTTTATTCGAGATTcgattatgtatttattgaacACAACCCGGAAAACGAAATCCGACAGTAAGTCCTTTCTCTTGAGCCTGCTTTGCCTTGCTGACATTAGTCACAAGCATCATATTA
This Hippocampus zosterae strain Florida chromosome 4, ASM2543408v3, whole genome shotgun sequence DNA region includes the following protein-coding sequences:
- the gpalpp1 gene encoding GPALPP motifs-containing protein 1 isoform X1, which codes for MASQNSIGPALPPNFKNADDSDDERDYAGPALPPGYKRGEPSSSSDESEEVAVKRVKTSEEKHTEYVDRTKTRHTKKMEREQKHSRRICRLNRFEKSKDEEDDGFFGPALPPGFGKKQSSPERPPVLGPALPPGFRRAVYDHDDGDGDEEGFPGPALPPGYKADSFSSEGEDEIIIGPMPSDGPVQNTVAQDIERRARIMKDKLTKVDVPEAPSRETWMTELPPELQHIGVGARTFKKRSGPEKGDRSIWTDTPADAERKARERLEKKKRGETEKDSAPQISQKDLEMADKVSKYNKTTRSESLMSLHTKNIKEKATQVRDNPVERRAFDRETDLKVNRFDEAQKQRLLKKSQELNTRFSHSNDRMFL
- the gpalpp1 gene encoding GPALPP motifs-containing protein 1 isoform X2; this encodes MASQNSIGPALPPNFKNADDSDDERDFLRFRVLDAGPALPPGYKRGEPSSSSDESEEVAVKRVKTSEEKHTEFEKSKDEEDDGFFGPALPPGFGKKQSSPERPPVLGPALPPGFRRAVYDHDDGDGDEEGFPGPALPPGYKADSFSSEGEDEIIIGPMPSDGPVQNTVAQDIERRARIMKDKLTKVDVPEAPSRETWMTELPPELQHIGVGARTFKKRSGPEKGDRSIWTDTPADAERKARERLEKKKRGETEKDSAPQISQKDLEMADKVSKYNKTTRSESLMSLHTKNIKEKATQVRDNPVERRAFDRETDLKVNRFDEAQKQRLLKKSQELNTRFSHSNDRMFL
- the gpalpp1 gene encoding GPALPP motifs-containing protein 1 isoform X3; protein product: MASQNSIGPALPPNFKNADDSDDERDYAGPALPPGYKRGEPSSSSDESEEVAVKRVKTSEEKHTEFEKSKDEEDDGFFGPALPPGFGKKQSSPERPPVLGPALPPGFRRAVYDHDDGDGDEEGFPGPALPPGYKADSFSSEGEDEIIIGPMPSDGPVQNTVAQDIERRARIMKDKLTKVDVPEAPSRETWMTELPPELQHIGVGARTFKKRSGPEKGDRSIWTDTPADAERKARERLEKKKRGETEKDSAPQISQKDLEMADKVSKYNKTTRSESLMSLHTKNIKEKATQVRDNPVERRAFDRETDLKVNRFDEAQKQRLLKKSQELNTRFSHSNDRMFL